Genomic DNA from Azospirillum brasilense:
CCCAACGGTGGAAGCCTTCCGACATGCCCCGCCCCACGATCACCGGCGCCCTATGGATCATCGCGTCCGCGCTCGCCTTCATGGCCGCCAACATCGCGATCCGGCACCTGGGCGCTAAGCTGCCGCCGCTGGAGATGGCCATGTTCCGGTCAGCCGGCGGCTTGATCATGGTGCTGGTCGCGTGGCGGGCCTTCTTGCACCTGCGCCAACTCCGGGACCCACACATCCACCTCGTGCGGGCGGTTGTGGGCGCGGTGTCGCTGATCGCGCTGGTCCACTCTTACGCCACCCTGCCCGTCGCCCTGGTCACCGCCTTTATGTACGTCCGAGCTGCGTTGGTGGTGCCCATGGCTTGGCTGTTCCTGAAGGAGCGGGTTGGCCCCGACGTGTGGGCCGCGGTCGGCCTCGGCATCGCAGGGGGCGTCGTAGCGCTCTGGCCTCGCCTCTCCGCCATTGGGACGCCGGCGG
This window encodes:
- a CDS encoding DMT family transporter — translated: MPRPTITGALWIIASALAFMAANIAIRHLGAKLPPLEMAMFRSAGGLIMVLVAWRAFLHLRQLRDPHIHLVRAVVGAVSLIALVHSYATLPVALVTAFMYVRAALVVPMAWLFLKERVGPDVWAAVGLGIAGGVVALWPRLSAIGTPAAVWHGWEALILPLAALAGAGSHICMRRLALTNPPSVVVAVSAILVTAVVAVPASSVAIEPPAADIPLLVGMALLSGLAQWFTVRGYRYASPARLAPLSLIDVPIALVAGYALFGEVPGSMQAVGSGMIIGAALYVFRAERSDSR